From a region of the Takifugu flavidus isolate HTHZ2018 chromosome 18, ASM371156v2, whole genome shotgun sequence genome:
- the LOC130514826 gene encoding zona pellucida sperm-binding protein 4-like isoform X1 — translation MNCCLNLVLISFHLFFLAQLRWRLVRAEQLALPRVICSVRRMRAAFGPMVKSNIHVKDKSGARIPVPLSEGPCGVRLGREKNISISFFSRYDSCYAHIENHDVVVLLEVQLRGEDEWLGVRISCPLIQTSDGTPLIPASLPGKCEIDRSLRVDCGQPSISPQECVNLGCCYDEQDSMCFYRLNACSLDGHFVFSVKATETEVPIDPSALLVKGHPHCLPVVITPDTAVFKIGLKDCGSKMKVEGDMVIYEVELEERYTKTLTNTSPFSLQVQCEYEASDLMPAANLRSLYSVTNRPPVVALGSFRVLMRIAKDSTFTSFLPEDQLPLSLPLRKAAYVEVTIAQPSPDPTLSLRVRDCFAYPVSRHSVWTLLYDGCPNPLDDMRSSVPVDNHGKTTSHSQVRRFDVKTFAFVDPHTGHPSMEEIYFYCWVEICTNDAACAQQCTLISAKSDRQKREAASGSNSLELVSLGPLLLTSDAELEDTPCMKLTALFQVVLYMLSAVGAVVLFILLLTAWSSIGKKQESQSS, via the exons ATGAATTGTTGCTTAAACCTTGTTCTGATTTCGTTTCATTTGTTCTTCCTGGCGCAGCTCCGTTGGCGTTTGGTCCGGGCGGAGCAGTTGGCCCTGCCGAGGGTCATCTGCTCTGTCCGCAGGATGAGAGCTGCGTTTGGCCCGATGGTCAAAAGTAACATACACGTTAAAG atAAATCAGGGGCCAGAATCCCAGTGCCGCTGTCAGAGGGCCCCTGTGGAGTGAGACTGGGCAGAGAGAAGAATATTagcatctcattcttcagcagATATGACAGCTGCTATGCACATATAGAA AACCATGACGTGGTCGTTCTACTGGAAGttcagctgagaggagaggacgagtgGCTCGGGGTGAGGATCAGCTGTCCTCTCATACAGACTAGCGACGGGACTCCGCTTATCCCAGCAT CGCTGCCTGGGAAATGTGAAATAGACAGATCTCTTCGAGTGGACTGCGGCCAGCCCAGCATTTCTCCCCAGGAGTGCGTCAACCTGGGCTGCTGCTATGATGAGCAGGATTCTATGTGCTTCTACAGACTTAATG CCTGCTCTCTGGATGGACACTTTGTGTTCTCTGTCAAGGCAACAGAAACAGAAGTGCCCATCGATCCCAGCGCCCTCCTAGTTAAGGGCCATCCTCACTGTTTACCTGTTGTCATAACACCCGACACGGCCGTCTTCAAGATCGGACTCAAGGACTGTGGCTCGAAAATGAAG GTAGAGGGAGACATGGTGATCTATGAGGTTGAATTGGAGGAGCGATATACTAAAACTTTAACCAATACGTCCCCCTTTAG TCTCCAGGTTCAGTGTGAATACGAGGCGTCTGATTTAATGCCTGCTGCAAATTTGCGGTCCTTGTACTCGGTGACTAATCGGCCACCTGTGGTTGCACTCGGATCCTTTAGAGTGCTAATGAGAATAGCTAAAG ATTCAACGTTTACATCCTTCTTGCCCGAAGACCAGCTTCCACTGTCCTTGCCTCTGCGTAAGGCAGCATACGTGGAGGTCACCATCGCTCAGCCGTCCCCAGACCCAACGCTTTCCCTGCGTGTAAGGGATTGCTTTGCCTACCCTGTGTCTAGACACTCTGTATGGACGCTGCTGTATGACGG ATGCCCCAACCCTCTGGACGACATGAGAAGCTCTGTCCCCGTAGACAACCATGGGAAGACCACGTCCCACTCCCAGGTCAGGAGGTTTGATGTGAAGACCTTTGCATTTGTGGACCCACACACAGGCCATCCTAGCATGGAGGAA ATATACTTCTACTGTTGGGTGGAAATTTGCACCAATGACGCTGCCTGTGCACAGCAATGCACCCTCATCT CAGCTAAGAGTGACAGGCAGAAACGAGAGGCAGCATCTGGCTCCAACTCATTGGAGCTGGTGTCTCTGGGTCCACTGCTGCTGACAAGTGACGCTGAACTGGAGGACACTCCTTGCATGAAACTAACTGCCT tgtttcagGTTGTATTGTACATGCTTTCTGCTGTTGGTGCTGTGGTGCTTTTCATCCTGTTGTTAACAGCCTGGTCCTCCATTGGGAAGAAGCAAGAATCACAAAGTTCCTAA
- the LOC130514826 gene encoding zona pellucida sperm-binding protein 4-like isoform X2, with protein sequence MNCCLNLVLISFHLFFLAQLRWRLVRAEQLALPRVICSVRRMRAAFGPMVKSNIHVKDKSGARIPVPLSEGPCGVRLGREKNISISFFSRYDSCYAHIENHDVVVLLEVQLRGEDEWLGVRISCPLIQTSDGTPLIPASLPGKCEIDRSLRVDCGQPSISPQECVNLGCCYDEQDSMCFYRLNACSLDGHFVFSVKATETEVPIDPSALLVKGHPHCLPVVITPDTAVFKIGLKDCGSKMKVEGDMVIYEVELEERYTKTLTNTSPFSLQVQCEYEASDLMPAANLRSLYSVTNRPPVVALGSFRVLMRIAKDSTFTSFLPEDQLPLSLPLRKAAYVEVTIAQPSPDPTLSLRVRDCFAYPVSRHSVWTLLYDGCPNPLDDMRSSVPVDNHGKTTSHSQVRRFDVKTFAFVDPHTGHPSMEEIYFYCWVEICTNDAACAQQCTLISKSDRQKREAASGSNSLELVSLGPLLLTSDAELEDTPCMKLTALFQVVLYMLSAVGAVVLFILLLTAWSSIGKKQESQSS encoded by the exons ATGAATTGTTGCTTAAACCTTGTTCTGATTTCGTTTCATTTGTTCTTCCTGGCGCAGCTCCGTTGGCGTTTGGTCCGGGCGGAGCAGTTGGCCCTGCCGAGGGTCATCTGCTCTGTCCGCAGGATGAGAGCTGCGTTTGGCCCGATGGTCAAAAGTAACATACACGTTAAAG atAAATCAGGGGCCAGAATCCCAGTGCCGCTGTCAGAGGGCCCCTGTGGAGTGAGACTGGGCAGAGAGAAGAATATTagcatctcattcttcagcagATATGACAGCTGCTATGCACATATAGAA AACCATGACGTGGTCGTTCTACTGGAAGttcagctgagaggagaggacgagtgGCTCGGGGTGAGGATCAGCTGTCCTCTCATACAGACTAGCGACGGGACTCCGCTTATCCCAGCAT CGCTGCCTGGGAAATGTGAAATAGACAGATCTCTTCGAGTGGACTGCGGCCAGCCCAGCATTTCTCCCCAGGAGTGCGTCAACCTGGGCTGCTGCTATGATGAGCAGGATTCTATGTGCTTCTACAGACTTAATG CCTGCTCTCTGGATGGACACTTTGTGTTCTCTGTCAAGGCAACAGAAACAGAAGTGCCCATCGATCCCAGCGCCCTCCTAGTTAAGGGCCATCCTCACTGTTTACCTGTTGTCATAACACCCGACACGGCCGTCTTCAAGATCGGACTCAAGGACTGTGGCTCGAAAATGAAG GTAGAGGGAGACATGGTGATCTATGAGGTTGAATTGGAGGAGCGATATACTAAAACTTTAACCAATACGTCCCCCTTTAG TCTCCAGGTTCAGTGTGAATACGAGGCGTCTGATTTAATGCCTGCTGCAAATTTGCGGTCCTTGTACTCGGTGACTAATCGGCCACCTGTGGTTGCACTCGGATCCTTTAGAGTGCTAATGAGAATAGCTAAAG ATTCAACGTTTACATCCTTCTTGCCCGAAGACCAGCTTCCACTGTCCTTGCCTCTGCGTAAGGCAGCATACGTGGAGGTCACCATCGCTCAGCCGTCCCCAGACCCAACGCTTTCCCTGCGTGTAAGGGATTGCTTTGCCTACCCTGTGTCTAGACACTCTGTATGGACGCTGCTGTATGACGG ATGCCCCAACCCTCTGGACGACATGAGAAGCTCTGTCCCCGTAGACAACCATGGGAAGACCACGTCCCACTCCCAGGTCAGGAGGTTTGATGTGAAGACCTTTGCATTTGTGGACCCACACACAGGCCATCCTAGCATGGAGGAA ATATACTTCTACTGTTGGGTGGAAATTTGCACCAATGACGCTGCCTGTGCACAGCAATGCACCCTCATCT CTAAGAGTGACAGGCAGAAACGAGAGGCAGCATCTGGCTCCAACTCATTGGAGCTGGTGTCTCTGGGTCCACTGCTGCTGACAAGTGACGCTGAACTGGAGGACACTCCTTGCATGAAACTAACTGCCT tgtttcagGTTGTATTGTACATGCTTTCTGCTGTTGGTGCTGTGGTGCTTTTCATCCTGTTGTTAACAGCCTGGTCCTCCATTGGGAAGAAGCAAGAATCACAAAGTTCCTAA
- the LOC130514826 gene encoding zona pellucida sperm-binding protein 4-like isoform X4 gives MNCCLNLVLISFHLFFLAQLRWRLVRAEQLALPRVICSVRRMRAAFGPMVKSNIHVKDKSGARIPVPLSEGPCGVRLGREKNISISFFSRYDSCYAHIENHDVVVLLEVQLRGEDEWLGVRISCPLIQTSDGTPLIPASLPGKCEIDRSLRVDCGQPSISPQECVNLGCCYDEQDSMCFYRLNACSLDGHFVFSVKATETEVPIDPSALLVKGHPHCLPVVITPDTAVFKIGLKDCGSKMKVEGDMVIYEVELEERYTKTLTNTSPFSLQVQCEYEASDLMPAANLRSLYSVTNRPPVVALGSFRVLMRIAKDSTFTSFLPEDQLPLSLPLRKAAYVEVTIAQPSPDPTLSLRVRDCFAYPVSRHSVWTLLYDGCPNPLDDMRSSVPVDNHGKTTSHSQVRRFDVKTFAFVDPHTGHPSMEEQLRVTGRNERQHLAPTHWSWCLWVHCC, from the exons ATGAATTGTTGCTTAAACCTTGTTCTGATTTCGTTTCATTTGTTCTTCCTGGCGCAGCTCCGTTGGCGTTTGGTCCGGGCGGAGCAGTTGGCCCTGCCGAGGGTCATCTGCTCTGTCCGCAGGATGAGAGCTGCGTTTGGCCCGATGGTCAAAAGTAACATACACGTTAAAG atAAATCAGGGGCCAGAATCCCAGTGCCGCTGTCAGAGGGCCCCTGTGGAGTGAGACTGGGCAGAGAGAAGAATATTagcatctcattcttcagcagATATGACAGCTGCTATGCACATATAGAA AACCATGACGTGGTCGTTCTACTGGAAGttcagctgagaggagaggacgagtgGCTCGGGGTGAGGATCAGCTGTCCTCTCATACAGACTAGCGACGGGACTCCGCTTATCCCAGCAT CGCTGCCTGGGAAATGTGAAATAGACAGATCTCTTCGAGTGGACTGCGGCCAGCCCAGCATTTCTCCCCAGGAGTGCGTCAACCTGGGCTGCTGCTATGATGAGCAGGATTCTATGTGCTTCTACAGACTTAATG CCTGCTCTCTGGATGGACACTTTGTGTTCTCTGTCAAGGCAACAGAAACAGAAGTGCCCATCGATCCCAGCGCCCTCCTAGTTAAGGGCCATCCTCACTGTTTACCTGTTGTCATAACACCCGACACGGCCGTCTTCAAGATCGGACTCAAGGACTGTGGCTCGAAAATGAAG GTAGAGGGAGACATGGTGATCTATGAGGTTGAATTGGAGGAGCGATATACTAAAACTTTAACCAATACGTCCCCCTTTAG TCTCCAGGTTCAGTGTGAATACGAGGCGTCTGATTTAATGCCTGCTGCAAATTTGCGGTCCTTGTACTCGGTGACTAATCGGCCACCTGTGGTTGCACTCGGATCCTTTAGAGTGCTAATGAGAATAGCTAAAG ATTCAACGTTTACATCCTTCTTGCCCGAAGACCAGCTTCCACTGTCCTTGCCTCTGCGTAAGGCAGCATACGTGGAGGTCACCATCGCTCAGCCGTCCCCAGACCCAACGCTTTCCCTGCGTGTAAGGGATTGCTTTGCCTACCCTGTGTCTAGACACTCTGTATGGACGCTGCTGTATGACGG ATGCCCCAACCCTCTGGACGACATGAGAAGCTCTGTCCCCGTAGACAACCATGGGAAGACCACGTCCCACTCCCAGGTCAGGAGGTTTGATGTGAAGACCTTTGCATTTGTGGACCCACACACAGGCCATCCTAGCATGGAGGAA CAGCTAAGAGTGACAGGCAGAAACGAGAGGCAGCATCTGGCTCCAACTCATTGGAGCTGGTGTCTCTGGGTCCACTGCTGCTGA
- the LOC130514826 gene encoding zona pellucida sperm-binding protein 4-like isoform X3, producing the protein MRAAFGPMVKSNIHVKDKSGARIPVPLSEGPCGVRLGREKNISISFFSRYDSCYAHIENHDVVVLLEVQLRGEDEWLGVRISCPLIQTSDGTPLIPASLPGKCEIDRSLRVDCGQPSISPQECVNLGCCYDEQDSMCFYRLNACSLDGHFVFSVKATETEVPIDPSALLVKGHPHCLPVVITPDTAVFKIGLKDCGSKMKVEGDMVIYEVELEERYTKTLTNTSPFSLQVQCEYEASDLMPAANLRSLYSVTNRPPVVALGSFRVLMRIAKDSTFTSFLPEDQLPLSLPLRKAAYVEVTIAQPSPDPTLSLRVRDCFAYPVSRHSVWTLLYDGCPNPLDDMRSSVPVDNHGKTTSHSQVRRFDVKTFAFVDPHTGHPSMEEIYFYCWVEICTNDAACAQQCTLISAKSDRQKREAASGSNSLELVSLGPLLLTSDAELEDTPCMKLTALFQVVLYMLSAVGAVVLFILLLTAWSSIGKKQESQSS; encoded by the exons ATGAGAGCTGCGTTTGGCCCGATGGTCAAAAGTAACATACACGTTAAAG atAAATCAGGGGCCAGAATCCCAGTGCCGCTGTCAGAGGGCCCCTGTGGAGTGAGACTGGGCAGAGAGAAGAATATTagcatctcattcttcagcagATATGACAGCTGCTATGCACATATAGAA AACCATGACGTGGTCGTTCTACTGGAAGttcagctgagaggagaggacgagtgGCTCGGGGTGAGGATCAGCTGTCCTCTCATACAGACTAGCGACGGGACTCCGCTTATCCCAGCAT CGCTGCCTGGGAAATGTGAAATAGACAGATCTCTTCGAGTGGACTGCGGCCAGCCCAGCATTTCTCCCCAGGAGTGCGTCAACCTGGGCTGCTGCTATGATGAGCAGGATTCTATGTGCTTCTACAGACTTAATG CCTGCTCTCTGGATGGACACTTTGTGTTCTCTGTCAAGGCAACAGAAACAGAAGTGCCCATCGATCCCAGCGCCCTCCTAGTTAAGGGCCATCCTCACTGTTTACCTGTTGTCATAACACCCGACACGGCCGTCTTCAAGATCGGACTCAAGGACTGTGGCTCGAAAATGAAG GTAGAGGGAGACATGGTGATCTATGAGGTTGAATTGGAGGAGCGATATACTAAAACTTTAACCAATACGTCCCCCTTTAG TCTCCAGGTTCAGTGTGAATACGAGGCGTCTGATTTAATGCCTGCTGCAAATTTGCGGTCCTTGTACTCGGTGACTAATCGGCCACCTGTGGTTGCACTCGGATCCTTTAGAGTGCTAATGAGAATAGCTAAAG ATTCAACGTTTACATCCTTCTTGCCCGAAGACCAGCTTCCACTGTCCTTGCCTCTGCGTAAGGCAGCATACGTGGAGGTCACCATCGCTCAGCCGTCCCCAGACCCAACGCTTTCCCTGCGTGTAAGGGATTGCTTTGCCTACCCTGTGTCTAGACACTCTGTATGGACGCTGCTGTATGACGG ATGCCCCAACCCTCTGGACGACATGAGAAGCTCTGTCCCCGTAGACAACCATGGGAAGACCACGTCCCACTCCCAGGTCAGGAGGTTTGATGTGAAGACCTTTGCATTTGTGGACCCACACACAGGCCATCCTAGCATGGAGGAA ATATACTTCTACTGTTGGGTGGAAATTTGCACCAATGACGCTGCCTGTGCACAGCAATGCACCCTCATCT CAGCTAAGAGTGACAGGCAGAAACGAGAGGCAGCATCTGGCTCCAACTCATTGGAGCTGGTGTCTCTGGGTCCACTGCTGCTGACAAGTGACGCTGAACTGGAGGACACTCCTTGCATGAAACTAACTGCCT tgtttcagGTTGTATTGTACATGCTTTCTGCTGTTGGTGCTGTGGTGCTTTTCATCCTGTTGTTAACAGCCTGGTCCTCCATTGGGAAGAAGCAAGAATCACAAAGTTCCTAA
- the rrp7a gene encoding ribosomal RNA-processing protein 7 homolog A, translating to MAPSKKKHARNQSYSLPGGFTVLTLQFNSDSAAQHNLYVKEHKVRAEKSSHRPMDRTLFVLNIPPYCSEGIVKELFSQFGPVVSVELMDHPSSLQESGPKLSKFFKPVEKQGFKVGYIVFQKSSCISAAKSHPHNSPLVVCTEQRPVRTGVQKWIHKYTESFIQPENLQEIVDSFMKEYDKRKEEETERQRKEAEKQHEDEEGWVKVTRGAKVKARPHSEAVNKRTLQKEMKKKNRKELLNFYTWQHKNTQKEHIAELRKKFEEDKQKIALLRAQRKFKPY from the exons ATGGCGCCGTCCAAGAAGAAACACGCCAGAAACCAGTCTTATTCTCTTCCAGGGGGATTTACGG TGTTAACGCTACAGTTCAATTCCGACAGCGCTGCCCAACACAATCTCTATGTCAAAGAGCACAAAGTCCGAGCCGAGAAGAGTTCTCACAGACCTATGGACCGAACCTTATTTGTGCTTAACATTCCTCCATATTGTTCCGAG GGCATTGTCAAAGAATTGTTTTCGCAATTTGGCCCTGTTGTATCTGTGGAGCTGATGGATCACCCGAGCTCTTTACAGGAGTCTGGACCCAAACTATCCAAGTTCTTTAAACCAGTCGAAAAACAG GGTTTCAAAGTGGGCTACATTGTGTTCCAGAAGTCCTCCTGTATATCAGCAGCTAAATCACACCCACACAATTCACCCTTGGTAGTTTGTACAGAGCAGCGTCCGGTCAGGACAGGAGTACAGA AATGGATTCACAAGTACACAGAGTCTTTTATCCAACCAGAAAATCTCCAGGAAATAGTCGACTCTTTCATGAAAGAATATGACAAGCGGAAAGAGGAG GAAACGGAGCGGCAGAGAAAAGAGGCCGAGAAGCAACACGAGGATGAGGAGGGCTGGGTAAAAGTCACAAGGGGAGCGAAGGTCAAGGCTCGCCCCCACAGCGAGGCTGTCAACAAGAGGACTCTGCagaaagagatgaagaagaaaaacaggaaggagctcCTGAATTTCTACACCtggcagcacaaaaacacacaaaaagaac ATATTGCAGAGCTAAGGAAAAAGTTTGAGGAGGATAAACAGAAAATAGCTCTGCTGAGAGCACAAAGAAAGTTCAAACCTTACTGA